One genomic region from Gemmatimonadaceae bacterium encodes:
- a CDS encoding RagB/SusD family nutrient uptake outer membrane protein, with the protein MKLSQSTTTARRSRQGIVLFGAALLLGALAACDSLLDVPVPSRIPAGPLETPANAILLTNGAIGDFDCALGSFIIVGGELTDELEDATETAARWVYDKRVVPTDQELYAIADCDDEGTYIPSNRARESADNVLRLLQSTTDDQMPSGVSRDSLIATLAAYAGYARIQLGEMFCSSVISTLNPDGTITYGTELTPQQMFQSADSSFTLAITTAQSSGNNQDALEMAYIGRARAELDQGLWDAAKADAQQITDVNYEHVSTASATTVRRENRVWAENNGTAIASSVGPRYQHMTYDGVADPRVPTDSFPAPPSESGVHEWQQLKYADVSTPIPIAKWSEAQLIIAEADVRDGDPASAITIINALHARAGLPAYSGATDQASVLAQVIEERSRELFLEGQRLYDVIRNNLSLQPAPGSPYRNGGQYGPDGSGLCLKLPDIERANNPNLSH; encoded by the coding sequence ATGAAACTCTCGCAGAGTACCACCACGGCGCGGCGGTCGCGACAGGGAATCGTGCTGTTCGGCGCGGCGCTCCTCCTCGGCGCGCTCGCCGCCTGTGACAGCCTGCTCGACGTGCCCGTGCCGAGCCGCATTCCGGCGGGCCCGCTCGAAACGCCGGCCAACGCAATCCTCCTGACCAACGGCGCCATCGGCGACTTCGATTGCGCGTTAGGCTCGTTCATCATCGTCGGCGGCGAGCTGACCGACGAGCTCGAGGACGCAACCGAAACGGCCGCGCGCTGGGTGTACGACAAGCGCGTGGTGCCCACGGACCAGGAGCTCTACGCCATCGCCGATTGCGATGACGAAGGGACGTACATTCCGTCGAATCGCGCCCGCGAGTCGGCCGACAACGTCCTCCGCCTCCTCCAGAGCACGACCGACGACCAGATGCCCTCGGGCGTCAGCCGCGACAGCCTCATCGCGACGCTGGCCGCGTACGCCGGCTACGCGCGGATTCAGTTAGGCGAAATGTTCTGCTCGTCGGTCATCTCGACGCTCAACCCGGATGGCACGATCACGTACGGGACGGAGCTGACGCCGCAGCAGATGTTCCAGTCCGCCGATTCGTCGTTCACCCTGGCGATCACCACGGCGCAATCGTCGGGTAACAACCAGGACGCGCTCGAGATGGCGTACATAGGCCGGGCGCGTGCGGAGTTGGATCAGGGCCTGTGGGACGCCGCAAAAGCGGACGCCCAGCAAATCACGGACGTGAATTACGAACACGTCTCGACGGCGTCGGCGACCACGGTGCGGCGCGAGAATCGTGTCTGGGCGGAGAACAATGGAACAGCCATCGCGTCCTCCGTTGGTCCGCGCTATCAACACATGACCTACGACGGCGTGGCCGATCCGCGCGTGCCGACGGACTCCTTTCCGGCGCCGCCATCCGAATCCGGCGTGCACGAATGGCAACAGCTCAAGTACGCGGATGTGAGCACGCCCATTCCGATCGCCAAGTGGTCCGAGGCCCAGCTGATCATCGCCGAAGCCGATGTCCGCGACGGCGATCCGGCCAGCGCGATCACCATCATCAACGCGCTGCACGCGCGCGCCGGGCTGCCGGCGTACAGCGGCGCGACGGACCAGGCATCGGTGCTCGCGCAGGTCATCGAGGAACGGAGCAGGGAGTTGTTCCTCGAGGGCCAGCGCCTGTACGACGTCATCCGCAACAACCTGTCCCTGCAGCCGGCGCCCGGATCGCCGTATCGGAACGGCGGCCAGTACGGGCCCGACGGTTCGGGGCTCTGCCTCAAGCTGCCCGACATCGAGCGGGCGAACAACCCGAACCTGTCGCACTGA
- a CDS encoding SusC/RagA family TonB-linked outer membrane protein: MRSAAGLLTRVASLALALELGAAGAALAQGNIAGTVTDKANNQPIAGAQIFVQGTTLGALTDISGHFRIHGATGTSATVIARRIGYASQTKTVTVGDTAVAFVLEPRATSLDEVVVTATAGAATKREIGNAVTTIDATRIQEVAPIQSFQDLLNGRAPNVDVIEGSGQVGTGAKIRVRGISSFDLTQTPLIYVDGVRMDNDQATGPVNQAFGSSSISRWNDIDPEEISKVEVIRGPSAATLYGTEASNGVIQIVTKQGAAGPTRYEFTVTQGTNFVMNPQGRWPTNWNMVDGQLKSIDFTQLNDAYKAHTGNDIFQNGYTRKYRAGLGGGTDVFQYYVSATSERDDGAEQDNDLHRENFRANLTVQPSSKFKVETHMGYQTGRTNLAPEAGYGGIPWTTMLMDPASVSDPGAYGFGSSLPWQYNEEYHMFQDINRFTGSITFTHQPTSWFTQRLILGADQVNTMDVELALRIDSLLNTGIGTDALGYKNQTNNTDGFRTYDYAATAKFGLSDFNFASSVGAQYYTKKYEFVSASGSVFPAQGLTAINALTTGLSTGQDVTENNTLGFYAQETIGWKDRRYLTLALRSDKNSAFGADFKRAYYPKASLSWVISDEPFFHADWLNSLRLRAAYGETGQQPDQFSALRTYAPVTGPGDQPAVTALTLGNPKLGPERGKEFETGFESSFLNDRVGLEFTYYNKNTDNAILDQQVAPSVGFGSDMLVNAGHIKNSGEEVVLNVTPMRRENFQWDAAVSFSHNTNKIISLGISGVTSISPGTYQEDINGFPVGAWFLRKVVSAKVDPTGMAYDIMCADGHGGQVDCSDAPNVYQGSSVPTKEGAFTSTFTLWKRLKLYGTVDYQLNFQKLDGNARIRCYFELGGLCKDLADPVHGNPIVVAGAQEGIPSYLISNAGFFRLGEVSASYMLSEDMAAKLHARTASLTFAGRNLATWTGYKGLDPTAQFLGGSRGTSVAWEQTVTPTLSSFLLTLNLTF; encoded by the coding sequence GTGCGATCCGCGGCGGGCCTGCTCACGCGCGTGGCCTCGCTGGCGCTCGCGCTCGAGTTGGGCGCGGCCGGCGCCGCCCTCGCCCAGGGCAACATCGCCGGTACTGTTACCGACAAGGCGAACAATCAGCCGATCGCCGGCGCCCAGATTTTCGTCCAGGGCACCACGCTCGGCGCGCTCACGGACATCAGCGGCCACTTTCGCATCCACGGCGCGACCGGCACCTCGGCGACGGTCATCGCGCGCCGTATCGGCTACGCGTCCCAAACCAAGACCGTGACTGTCGGCGACACCGCCGTCGCCTTCGTGCTCGAGCCGCGCGCGACCAGCCTCGACGAAGTCGTCGTCACCGCGACCGCCGGCGCAGCGACCAAGCGCGAAATCGGCAACGCGGTGACCACCATCGATGCGACGCGCATTCAGGAAGTCGCGCCGATCCAGAGCTTCCAGGATCTGCTCAACGGCCGCGCGCCTAACGTCGACGTGATCGAAGGCTCGGGCCAGGTCGGCACCGGCGCCAAGATCCGCGTGCGCGGCATCTCGAGCTTCGACTTGACGCAAACGCCGCTCATTTACGTGGACGGCGTGCGCATGGACAACGACCAGGCCACCGGCCCGGTCAATCAGGCCTTCGGCTCGAGCTCCATCTCACGCTGGAATGACATCGACCCCGAGGAAATCTCCAAAGTCGAAGTCATTCGCGGTCCCTCGGCCGCCACGCTCTATGGAACGGAGGCGTCGAACGGCGTCATCCAGATCGTCACCAAGCAAGGCGCTGCCGGCCCGACGCGGTACGAGTTCACGGTGACGCAGGGCACCAACTTCGTGATGAACCCGCAGGGGCGTTGGCCAACGAACTGGAACATGGTGGACGGCCAGCTCAAGTCGATCGACTTCACGCAGCTCAACGATGCGTACAAGGCGCACACCGGCAACGACATCTTCCAGAACGGCTACACGCGCAAGTATCGCGCGGGCCTGGGCGGCGGGACCGACGTCTTTCAGTACTATGTGTCGGCGACGAGCGAACGGGATGATGGCGCCGAGCAGGACAACGATCTCCATCGCGAGAATTTCCGCGCGAACCTGACGGTACAGCCCAGCTCGAAGTTCAAGGTCGAAACGCACATGGGCTATCAGACCGGGCGGACCAACCTCGCGCCGGAAGCCGGCTACGGCGGTATTCCGTGGACGACGATGCTCATGGACCCGGCGTCCGTCTCCGATCCGGGAGCGTACGGCTTCGGCAGTTCGCTGCCGTGGCAGTACAACGAAGAGTATCACATGTTCCAGGACATCAATCGGTTCACCGGCAGCATCACGTTCACGCATCAGCCCACCAGCTGGTTCACACAGCGCTTGATCCTCGGGGCCGACCAGGTGAACACGATGGACGTCGAGCTGGCGTTACGCATCGACTCGCTGCTCAACACGGGCATCGGCACCGATGCGTTAGGCTACAAGAACCAGACGAACAACACCGACGGGTTCCGCACGTACGATTACGCGGCCACTGCGAAGTTCGGGTTGTCCGACTTCAACTTCGCGTCGTCGGTGGGCGCACAGTATTACACGAAGAAGTACGAGTTCGTGAGCGCCTCGGGATCCGTCTTCCCGGCGCAGGGGCTCACCGCGATCAACGCACTCACCACGGGGCTGAGCACCGGTCAGGACGTGACCGAGAACAACACGCTCGGCTTCTACGCGCAGGAGACGATCGGCTGGAAGGATCGCCGCTACCTGACGCTCGCGTTGCGGTCGGACAAGAACAGCGCATTCGGCGCCGACTTCAAGCGGGCGTACTATCCGAAGGCCAGCCTCTCGTGGGTGATCAGCGATGAGCCGTTCTTCCACGCCGACTGGCTCAACTCGCTCCGTCTGCGTGCCGCGTACGGCGAGACGGGTCAGCAGCCCGACCAGTTCTCGGCGCTCCGGACGTACGCGCCGGTCACCGGCCCGGGCGATCAGCCGGCGGTCACGGCGCTCACGTTAGGCAATCCCAAGCTGGGCCCGGAGCGCGGCAAGGAGTTCGAGACCGGCTTCGAGAGCAGCTTCCTCAACGATCGCGTCGGCCTCGAGTTCACGTACTACAACAAGAACACCGACAACGCGATTCTCGACCAGCAGGTCGCGCCGTCGGTCGGATTCGGGTCCGACATGCTCGTGAACGCCGGCCACATCAAGAACTCCGGCGAAGAGGTCGTGCTCAATGTCACGCCGATGCGCCGCGAGAATTTCCAGTGGGACGCGGCCGTGTCGTTCTCGCACAACACGAACAAGATCATCAGCCTCGGCATTTCCGGCGTGACGTCGATCTCTCCGGGCACGTACCAGGAAGACATCAACGGATTCCCGGTCGGCGCGTGGTTCCTGCGCAAGGTCGTGAGCGCGAAGGTCGATCCGACAGGCATGGCGTATGACATCATGTGCGCCGACGGCCACGGCGGCCAGGTCGACTGCTCGGACGCGCCTAACGTCTACCAGGGCTCGAGCGTGCCGACGAAGGAGGGCGCGTTCACGTCCACGTTCACGTTGTGGAAGCGCCTCAAGCTGTACGGGACGGTCGATTATCAACTCAACTTCCAGAAGCTCGACGGCAACGCGCGCATCCGCTGCTATTTCGAATTGGGCGGTCTGTGCAAGGATCTCGCCGACCCCGTGCACGGCAACCCGATCGTGGTGGCCGGCGCGCAGGAAGGCATTCCGTCGTATCTGATCAGCAACGCCGGCTTCTTCCGGTTAGGCGAAGTCTCGGCGTCCTACATGTTGTCCGAGGACATGGCCGCGAAGCTGCACGCCCGCACGGCGTCGCTCACGTTCGCGGGCCGCAACCTGGCGACCTGGACGGGATACAAGGGCCTCGACCCGACCGCGCAGTTCCTCGGTGGATCGCGTGGCACGAGCGTCGCCTGGGAGCAGACGGTGACCCCGACGCTCTCGTCGTTCCTGCTGACTTTGAATCTCACGTTCTGA
- a CDS encoding D-Ala-D-Ala carboxypeptidase family metallohydrolase → MYFRWIATGAATVALSAVLSVAATRAHEAADLSPDARVLPVTGGARLTPHAKPPIVELGDTMLGASGALRAHFASRAEVAALSLGDTTPSVEAWPVPGGVDGHSFTFLPTRPFHSKLGSWIDNYLVGYWPAERRRIRESAYANPEDFIEVTPANEDTFVSEHFRLRDFITHDQPRVWPKYVVLREALLDKLELVLQDLAHHGIDTSHVIVLSGFRTPAYNLALGDASGRARESRHQYGDAADIIIDANWDGHMDDLNLDGRVDEGDVKVIERAVERVEHRYPDLAGGLGLYDAMGPHGPFAHIDVRGEVKRWTRTAHALTPADNTHATRVAGCYATGTSAVLCVHARHR, encoded by the coding sequence ATGTACTTCCGCTGGATCGCAACCGGAGCCGCAACCGTGGCGCTGTCGGCGGTGCTCAGCGTCGCCGCCACGCGAGCGCACGAGGCCGCCGACTTGTCGCCGGACGCCCGCGTGCTTCCGGTGACCGGCGGCGCGCGCCTGACGCCGCACGCGAAACCGCCCATCGTGGAGCTGGGCGACACCATGCTCGGGGCGAGCGGTGCGCTCCGCGCGCACTTCGCATCGCGCGCCGAGGTCGCTGCACTGTCGTTGGGCGACACGACGCCTTCGGTCGAAGCATGGCCCGTCCCCGGCGGCGTTGACGGACATTCGTTCACCTTTCTCCCCACCCGTCCGTTCCACTCGAAGCTCGGCTCGTGGATCGACAACTATCTGGTGGGCTATTGGCCGGCCGAGCGGCGACGCATCCGCGAGAGCGCGTACGCCAATCCCGAGGATTTCATCGAGGTGACGCCGGCCAACGAGGACACGTTCGTGTCGGAGCATTTTCGTCTGCGCGACTTCATCACACACGATCAACCGAGAGTGTGGCCGAAGTACGTGGTGTTGCGTGAGGCACTCCTCGACAAGCTCGAGCTGGTGCTGCAGGACCTCGCGCATCACGGCATCGACACGTCGCACGTAATCGTGTTGTCCGGCTTCCGGACCCCTGCGTACAATCTTGCGCTCGGCGACGCCAGCGGACGCGCGCGCGAGAGCCGGCACCAGTACGGCGATGCCGCCGACATCATCATCGATGCGAACTGGGACGGGCACATGGACGATCTGAATCTCGACGGACGCGTCGATGAGGGCGACGTGAAAGTGATCGAGCGCGCCGTGGAGCGCGTCGAGCACCGGTACCCCGATCTCGCGGGCGGCCTCGGATTGTACGACGCGATGGGACCGCACGGTCCGTTCGCGCACATCGACGTGCGCGGCGAAGTGAAACGGTGGACGCGAACGGCGCACGCGCTCACGCCAGCCGACAACACCCACGCGACACGCGTCGCCGGCTGCTATGCGACAGGCACGTCCGCAGTTCTCTGCGTCCACGCCCGCCACCGCTGA
- a CDS encoding ABC transporter permease has translation MDTLFGDLRYALRRLRAHPGFTAIVVLTLAFGIGANSAIFSVVNTVLLRPLPYAEPDRLVTIQHDYPSLKLEAPVSAPGFRDYRDKTRDFSGVAVESNWPVNLTGLGDPQRLHGTKVSGEFFRTYGVAPALGRTLLPDEDAPGHNREVVLSDGLWKRLFGGRPEAVGRSMSLDGVGYTIVGVMPPSFHDFWVQDAEIWTPLALADSDFVPSDYTTEYLNLTARLKPGVTIDQAQRDLHAFAARLRQEHPNDIPPDWTLGVKSLTVLGTGDIRPALLVLLGAVGFVLLIACANVANLLLARAAGRAKEVAIRTALGARRRDLVRQLLVESLLLSFIGAGLGLLLAYAGVRALVAANPSNVPRVSELGIDGHVLLFTAAVALVTGVLFGLAPALQMSRGDMHNTLKEGGRSGTADRAGATLRRVLVVAEVALALTLLSGAGLLMKSFAKLAAVDPGFDPSHLLTFDLSLPELSYPTDTARTEFFNEVLPRLAQIPGVRGAGAVTVMPFSGGWSTGTYNVEGYTPPPHGSMPWGDVRIVSPGYFSTLRIAVKRGHTFTDAEAAAALKVVVVDQQFVHRYLRPGDDPIGHRMWFGPAAPNDSTTYRTIVGVVEHTKQEGLAADARPQVYMPYAQVRSIGHLTVAVRTAGPPSEYTNAVRAAVQSVDRNEPVAHVRTMDDMIGSSMGQRRLSMVLLGIFAVLALLLASLGIYGVTSYSVTQRSREMGIRMALGARARDVLLMVMRQALALVLGGVALGLGAALALTRLMTSQLFDTQPTDPATFTLVSVLLCAVAVCATLVPARRATRVDPVVTLRDE, from the coding sequence ATGGACACCCTGTTTGGCGACCTCCGGTACGCGCTGCGCCGCCTCCGCGCGCACCCGGGCTTCACGGCCATCGTCGTGCTAACGCTGGCGTTCGGCATCGGCGCCAACAGCGCGATTTTCAGTGTCGTCAACACGGTGTTGCTGCGCCCGCTGCCGTACGCCGAACCCGATCGGCTCGTCACCATTCAACACGACTATCCGTCGCTCAAGCTCGAGGCGCCGGTGTCGGCGCCGGGATTCCGTGACTATCGGGACAAGACGCGCGATTTCAGCGGCGTCGCGGTCGAGAGCAACTGGCCGGTGAATCTGACGGGTCTGGGCGACCCGCAGCGGCTGCACGGCACGAAAGTGTCCGGAGAATTCTTCCGCACGTACGGCGTGGCTCCTGCGTTAGGCAGAACCCTGCTGCCGGACGAGGACGCGCCGGGACACAACCGCGAAGTGGTGTTGAGCGACGGGCTCTGGAAGCGGCTGTTCGGCGGCCGGCCGGAGGCGGTGGGCCGGTCGATGTCGCTCGACGGCGTCGGGTACACGATCGTGGGTGTGATGCCACCGTCGTTCCACGACTTCTGGGTCCAAGACGCCGAGATCTGGACGCCGCTCGCGCTCGCCGACAGCGATTTCGTGCCGTCGGATTACACGACGGAATACCTCAACCTCACGGCGCGTCTCAAGCCGGGCGTGACCATCGACCAGGCGCAGCGCGATCTGCACGCGTTCGCCGCGCGGCTGCGCCAGGAGCACCCGAACGACATCCCGCCCGACTGGACGTTAGGCGTGAAGTCGCTCACCGTGCTGGGGACAGGCGACATCCGTCCGGCGCTGCTCGTGCTGTTGGGCGCGGTGGGATTCGTGCTGCTTATCGCCTGTGCGAACGTGGCGAACCTGCTCCTGGCCCGCGCAGCCGGGCGCGCCAAGGAAGTGGCGATTCGCACCGCGTTAGGCGCCCGGCGCCGCGACCTGGTGCGGCAGCTCCTCGTCGAGAGCCTGCTCCTCTCGTTCATCGGCGCCGGTTTGGGCTTGCTGCTCGCGTATGCGGGCGTGCGCGCGCTCGTGGCCGCGAACCCGAGCAACGTGCCGCGCGTGTCCGAGTTAGGCATCGATGGACACGTGCTGCTGTTCACGGCGGCGGTCGCGCTCGTCACCGGCGTGCTGTTCGGGCTGGCGCCGGCGCTCCAAATGTCGCGCGGGGACATGCACAACACCCTCAAAGAAGGCGGCCGCAGCGGCACCGCGGATCGCGCCGGTGCGACGCTCCGCCGCGTGCTGGTGGTCGCCGAGGTGGCGCTGGCGCTCACGCTGTTGAGCGGCGCCGGCCTCCTCATGAAGAGCTTCGCGAAACTGGCGGCGGTCGATCCCGGTTTCGATCCGTCGCACTTGCTCACGTTCGACCTCTCGCTGCCCGAGCTGTCGTATCCCACCGATACGGCGCGCACCGAGTTCTTCAACGAGGTGCTCCCGCGGCTTGCGCAGATCCCGGGCGTGCGCGGCGCCGGCGCCGTGACGGTGATGCCGTTCAGCGGCGGCTGGTCCACCGGCACCTATAACGTCGAGGGCTACACGCCGCCGCCTCACGGCTCGATGCCATGGGGGGATGTCCGCATCGTGAGCCCCGGGTATTTCAGTACGCTGCGCATCGCGGTGAAGCGCGGCCACACGTTCACCGACGCCGAGGCTGCCGCGGCGCTCAAGGTGGTGGTGGTAGACCAGCAGTTCGTGCACCGCTACCTGCGGCCCGGCGATGACCCGATCGGGCACCGGATGTGGTTCGGGCCGGCGGCGCCTAACGACAGCACGACGTACCGCACCATCGTCGGCGTCGTCGAACATACCAAGCAGGAAGGGCTGGCGGCCGATGCGCGCCCGCAGGTCTACATGCCATACGCACAGGTTCGCAGCATTGGGCACCTCACCGTTGCCGTGCGCACCGCCGGGCCCCCATCCGAGTACACCAACGCCGTGCGCGCCGCCGTCCAGTCTGTGGACCGCAACGAACCCGTCGCGCACGTTCGCACGATGGACGACATGATCGGATCGTCCATGGGGCAACGCCGCCTCTCGATGGTGCTGCTCGGCATCTTCGCCGTGCTGGCGCTGCTCCTGGCGTCGCTCGGGATCTACGGCGTCACGTCGTACTCGGTGACGCAGCGGAGCCGCGAGATGGGCATCCGCATGGCGCTCGGCGCCCGCGCGCGCGACGTGCTGCTCATGGTGATGCGGCAGGCCCTTGCGTTAGTCCTGGGCGGCGTGGCGCTCGGACTCGGGGCGGCCCTCGCGCTCACGCGCCTCATGACCAGCCAGTTGTTCGACACCCAACCCACCGACCCGGCGACGTTCACGCTGGTGTCGGTGCTCCTCTGCGCCGTCGCGGTGTGCGCCACGCTCGTGCCGGCGCGGCGCGCCACGCGGGTGGACCCGGTCGTGACGCTCCGCGACGAGTAG
- a CDS encoding YceI family protein yields the protein MTTSTINRSDTSSTWTLDPAHTLVEFAAKHLMITTVKGRFTDVSGTIHIDDARPSASSVAAVIKAASIDTRTDQRDTHLKSADFLEVERYPDITFKSTVVESAGEQRYRVTGDLTIHGVTKPVVLDVMEEGRTKDPWGGERIGFSATTRIDRRDFGLTWNQLIESGGLVVGNEIRISLEVEASKTAS from the coding sequence ATGACGACCTCGACCATCAATCGGTCGGACACCAGCAGCACCTGGACGCTCGATCCGGCGCATACCCTCGTGGAATTCGCCGCGAAGCACTTGATGATCACGACCGTGAAGGGTCGCTTCACGGATGTGAGCGGCACGATCCACATCGATGACGCGCGTCCATCGGCGTCGTCTGTCGCAGCGGTGATCAAGGCCGCGAGCATCGATACACGAACCGATCAGCGCGACACCCACCTCAAGTCGGCGGATTTTCTCGAAGTGGAGCGATATCCCGACATCACGTTCAAGAGCACCGTTGTCGAGTCTGCCGGAGAGCAACGCTATCGCGTCACCGGCGATCTCACGATCCACGGTGTCACCAAGCCCGTCGTGCTCGATGTCATGGAAGAGGGCCGCACCAAGGACCCGTGGGGCGGTGAACGCATCGGCTTCAGCGCCACCACCCGCATTGACCGCCGCGATTTTGGCCTAACGTGGAATCAACTCATCGAGTCGGGCGGGCTCGTTGTTGGCAACGAGATCCGCATCAGCCTCGAGGTGGAGGCCAGTAAGACGGCGTCGTGA
- a CDS encoding peptide ABC transporter substrate-binding protein has product MSDPPSYARAESATRARPTTGARTRSVCFRWARAPARRRAIAFACAIAGGACHASNSGARHRDLVIDIGADADVLMPPFTATTQGAIIADQIFERLADPDSTLGTVGDRDYRPRLADHWTWGRDSLSIAFHIDPRARWHDGPPVTARDVKFSFRVFKDSAAGSIAAPLLSNIDSVSVRDSATAVVWFHARTPDEFYTATYSPRILPAHVLDTIAPDRWRTSAFGRAPIGSGPYRFVRWAPGTSIELSADTAYRNGRPTFDRILFTVTRDPSVAVTRLLAHETDFLDRIRTSDIPRVRARRDLRVLRWPSEENVTLLFNLRDPANRSRPHPVLGDSSVRRAIEMAIDRPALVRSVLGETGRVARGPAPASLLDSVFLPERPADCAGAARLLDAAGWARDDRTGARRRGTQPLIVRLLVPTSSAERVAAAVVLQSQLRCAGVDVEIDQVELNTSLDDLEAGQFDATLLDLTWDPSPASSRQLWASGSAPPGGSNFGGYANPVFDALLDSAIAATRPEQSRALYRKAWSVLVSNVPAVWLYDLVNVGAVRQPIEPRGLRADAWWGELAKWSIGTNPANDGIQ; this is encoded by the coding sequence ATGAGCGACCCGCCATCGTACGCTCGCGCCGAGTCCGCCACGCGAGCGCGCCCAACGACGGGCGCACGGACGCGGTCGGTGTGCTTCCGTTGGGCGCGAGCCCCGGCGAGGCGCCGTGCGATCGCGTTTGCGTGCGCGATCGCCGGCGGCGCGTGCCACGCGTCGAATAGCGGCGCGCGCCATCGCGATCTGGTCATCGACATCGGCGCCGACGCCGACGTGCTGATGCCGCCGTTCACGGCAACGACGCAGGGCGCGATCATCGCCGATCAGATTTTCGAGCGCCTCGCGGATCCGGATAGCACGCTCGGCACCGTCGGCGATCGCGACTATCGGCCGCGTCTGGCGGATCACTGGACGTGGGGCCGCGACTCGCTCTCGATCGCGTTTCACATCGACCCGCGGGCGCGGTGGCACGATGGCCCGCCGGTGACCGCGCGGGACGTCAAATTCTCGTTTCGGGTGTTCAAGGACAGCGCCGCGGGTTCCATCGCTGCGCCGCTCCTGTCCAACATCGACTCCGTGTCGGTGCGCGACTCAGCGACGGCCGTGGTCTGGTTTCATGCCCGCACGCCGGACGAGTTCTACACGGCCACGTACTCGCCGCGCATCCTGCCGGCACACGTGCTGGACACCATCGCGCCCGACCGGTGGCGCACATCGGCGTTCGGCCGCGCCCCGATCGGAAGCGGTCCTTATCGGTTCGTCCGTTGGGCGCCGGGCACATCGATCGAGCTGTCCGCCGACACCGCGTATCGCAACGGACGTCCGACGTTCGACCGGATCCTGTTCACGGTGACGCGCGATCCATCGGTTGCTGTGACGCGGCTGCTCGCGCACGAGACGGATTTTCTGGATCGCATCAGGACCTCGGACATTCCACGCGTGCGTGCTCGCCGCGACCTGCGCGTTTTGCGCTGGCCGTCGGAAGAGAACGTGACCCTGTTGTTCAATCTGCGAGATCCGGCGAACCGGTCGCGTCCGCACCCGGTGCTGGGCGATTCGAGCGTCCGGCGCGCGATCGAGATGGCGATCGACCGCCCGGCGCTCGTGCGCAGTGTGTTAGGCGAGACCGGACGCGTCGCACGAGGGCCCGCTCCGGCGAGCCTGCTCGATTCGGTGTTTCTTCCCGAACGGCCGGCGGATTGCGCCGGCGCCGCCCGCCTGCTCGACGCCGCAGGCTGGGCTCGAGATGACCGAACAGGCGCTCGCCGGCGCGGCACACAACCGCTCATCGTTAGGCTTCTCGTGCCGACGAGCAGCGCCGAGCGGGTCGCCGCGGCCGTGGTGCTGCAGTCGCAGCTGCGATGCGCCGGCGTCGATGTCGAAATCGATCAAGTGGAGCTCAATACGTCACTCGATGACCTGGAGGCCGGCCAATTCGATGCGACACTGCTCGATCTCACGTGGGATCCGTCGCCTGCGAGCTCGCGCCAGCTCTGGGCAAGCGGGTCCGCGCCGCCGGGCGGCTCGAATTTCGGCGGCTACGCGAACCCGGTGTTCGACGCCCTCCTCGACAGCGCCATCGCTGCCACTCGACCCGAGCAGTCTCGGGCGCTGTACCGGAAGGCCTGGTCCGTCCTGGTGTCGAACGTACCGGCGGTCTGGCTGTACGATCTGGTGAACGTGGGCGCGGTGCGACAGCCGATCGAGCCACGGGGACTCCGAGCCGACGCGTGGTGGGGCGAGCTTGCCAAGTGGAGCATCGGTACCAACCCGGCAAACGACGGAATCCAGTAG